A window of Nocardiopsis sp. Huas11 genomic DNA:
CGACACATACCGCTGCACGGGGTTTCCGCCAAGGGCGGGTCGAACAGCAGAGCCCACGAGATCACCCCGGCCCGGACGGGCGCCCGAGAGTCGAGCGCGCCCGGTCGGCGGGTGAGGGTCGGGGAACCGAGGCCGACCTACATCAGATCTCGGGTGTCGTGCCAGGTTCCCGGCGGGGGTGTTCGGGTATCGGCACGGCCAGCCCCGTCTTGACCGTCTCGAAGGACGGCAGGGTCTCGTACCGGGCGACCCGTCCCTCCTGGACGAAGAGGCGGCTGGACAGCGCGCGGTTGTCCGCGATGTCCGCGCTGAGCAGGACCACGACGTAGTCCCACTGGCCGACGATCCCGAAGCACTGCTGCACCCGCGGCTCGGCGCGCATGCGCGCCCGGAACGACGCGTGGTGGTCGGGGTCGTCGTCGGCCAGGGCGACCAGCACGACGCAGGTGAGACCCGCGCCCACGGCGCGCGGGTCCACGACCGCCACCTGGGCCCGGATCACCCCGGCGGCGCGCAGCCGGGTCAGGCGTCGTTGGACGGCGCTGGGGGACAGGCCCACCCGGTCTCCCAGCTCGTGGAGGGGCCGGGACGCGTCGGTCTGGACCAGGTCGAGCAGCAGGTGGTCGATCTCGTCGAGCAGGGGTGAGGTGCGCACGCAACGATTGTGCGTGGACACGGGAGAATCCACAATCGCCGCCACCGCTCCAGGTCCTAGCGTGAGGGCACACAGCCGCCGCACACGTAGGGGAGCGCACCCGATGATGGACGACACTACCGGCGCCGAGGACCTGAGCCTGGACCGGATCGCCGAGGCCGCCGAGACCATCGACCCCGTCTTCCTCGGCACGCCGCAGTACGTGGACGAACAGCTGGCCGCCGCACTCGGGCGGCCCGTCCTGACCAAGGTCGAGTCGCTCAATCCGCTGCGCAGCTTCAAGGGCCGTGGAGCCGACTTCCTGGTCCGCGGCCTGCCTTCGGGCGAGACCGTGGTGTGCGGATCCGGCGGCGCCAACTTCGGGCAGGCGATCGCCTACGCCGCGCGCAGCCACGGCCTGCGCGCCGAGGTGTTCGTCCACGCCGAC
This region includes:
- a CDS encoding Lrp/AsnC family transcriptional regulator, which gives rise to MRTSPLLDEIDHLLLDLVQTDASRPLHELGDRVGLSPSAVQRRLTRLRAAGVIRAQVAVVDPRAVGAGLTCVVLVALADDDPDHHASFRARMRAEPRVQQCFGIVGQWDYVVVLLSADIADNRALSSRLFVQEGRVARYETLPSFETVKTGLAVPIPEHPRREPGTTPEI